The Corticium candelabrum chromosome 18, ooCorCand1.1, whole genome shotgun sequence genome includes a region encoding these proteins:
- the LOC134193935 gene encoding EF-hand calcium-binding domain-containing protein 11-like, with the protein MERHFADPFGHKSAILKTSDVGCLDRKYMLDVFHASDSGSKGYLDAGDVTVALTGLFGYSPDEEEVGKLMNGRECLYFDDFFEAVAVRFANRDIHDEIRQIFVAMDGGCRGFLTLSDLERAMKVVAPRLEKRAVEMFREVDSDGDGRVSFRDFEVMMRIEGMS; encoded by the coding sequence ATGGAACGACATTTTGCGGATCCGTTCGGTCACAAATCGGCGATTCTGAAAACAAGTGACGTAGGATGCTTAGACCGGAAGTACATGCTTGACGTTTTCCATGCTAGTGACAGCGGTTCTAAGGGCTATCTCGATGCCGGCGACGTGACTGTAGCTCTGACAGGGCTTTTCGGTTATAGTCCCGACGAGGAAGAAGTCGGAAAACTAATGAATGGTCGAGAATGTCTTTACTTTGACGACTTTTTTGAGGCGGTTGCTGTCCGCTTTGCTAATAGGGATATTCACGATGAGATTAGGCAGATTTTTGTCGCTATGGATGGTGGTTGTCGAGGGTTTTTGACGCTCTCGGATTTGGAGAGGGCAATGAAGGTTGTAGCGCCGCGTTTGGAGAAGAGGGCTGTTGAGATGTTTCGAGAGGTGGACAGTGATGGGGACGGGAGGGTGTCGTTTAGAGACTTTGAGGTCATGATGAGAATAGAGGGAATGAGTTGA
- the LOC134193933 gene encoding histone H1-like: MTVSGATGAAKPKKPAKKPEHPPYDEMITNAISALKERTGSSRQAIVKHIQANYKLNEKAPRQVTLSLKRMVNNSKLVQTKGQGGSGSFKLNKDAAKKPAAKAKTTAAAKTPKARPAKDQTDSGKKKTSKPKTAKPKTERKKPATAASKPRKPKATTKPKSPAKGAKTAAKKPAAKKPAPKKAGKTGAAKGKAAAKGKKA, from the coding sequence ATGACCGTGTCTGGCGCAACAGGGGCTGCCAAACCCAAGAAACCAGCGAAAAAGCCGGAACATCCTCCCTACGATGAGATGATTACCAACGCTATCAGCGCTCTGAAGGAACGCACGGGTTCCTCCCGGCAGGCCATTGTCAAGCACATCCAGGCCAACTACAAGCTGAACGAAAAGGCACCCAGGCAGGTCACCCTGAGCCTCAAGAGAATGGTCAACAACAGCAAGCTCGTCCAAACAAAAGGACAAGGCGGCTCTGGCTCCTTCAAACTCAACAAGGACGCTGCAAAGAAACCGGCAGCCAAAGCGAAAACGACAGCCGCGGCTAAGACTCCAAAGGCTCGCCCGGCAAAGGACCAGACTGACAGCGGCAAGAAAAAAACGAGCAAACCGAAGACAGCTAAGCCCAAAACGGAGCGCAAGAAGCCAGCAACAGCTGCCAGCAAACCGCGCAAGCCCAAGGCTACTACCAAGCCGAAGTCTCCAGCTAAAGGCGCAAAAACAGCAGCAAAGAAGCCTGCCGCAAAGAAACCTGCTCCAAAGAAGGCGGGAAAGACCGGAGCAGCAAAGGGAAAGGCGGCAGCGAAGGGAAAGAAGGCGTAA